In Desulfomicrobium macestii, the following proteins share a genomic window:
- a CDS encoding sigma 54-interacting transcriptional regulator: protein MSTSTCSTELRVLLAISKVIDQALDLESALESILKILSDTMSMRRATVTLYDPLSGRLAISTSYGLSDLEKQRGVYRMDEGITGIIFRTARPYVVPDISLEPLFLDKTGTRRISHERISFVGVPILLHGSPIGVMNVDRVFTGQEQLDADTEFLTVVATLISQFLSLNEKVKKREAALKQENTSLKYQIARENHGPYIVGKSQAMLEVEQYVAKVAITKATVLLLGESGTGKTLIGRIIHELSDRKTHPFIKVNCAAIPENLLEAELFGYERGAFTGANSTKPGRFEDAHLGTIFLDEIGELPLTLQSKLLRVLQEREFERIGSNKTRKVDVRIISATNRELELLVGQGLFREDLYYRLNVFPVHVPAVRERKEDIPRLLNHFQKEMEREYGRGLTLTTGALDLLLAYDWPGNVRELENLVERLVILTDDKPVESELVRSFLTHETHRPGSARQAPQPFTPPEQENLCQPLKETERREVLAALKRNAWIQYKAARELNLTPRQMGYRVRKFNLEELIAKGRVEHRRQQS, encoded by the coding sequence ATGAGCACCTCAACCTGTTCCACCGAATTGCGCGTCCTGCTGGCCATCAGCAAGGTCATCGATCAGGCCCTGGACCTGGAGAGCGCTCTGGAATCAATCCTGAAGATCCTCTCCGACACCATGAGCATGCGCAGGGCCACCGTCACCCTGTACGACCCGCTCTCGGGCCGCCTGGCCATATCCACGTCGTACGGCCTTTCGGACCTTGAGAAGCAACGCGGCGTATATCGCATGGACGAAGGAATCACGGGGATCATCTTTCGCACGGCAAGGCCCTACGTGGTTCCGGACATTTCCCTTGAACCCCTCTTTCTGGACAAGACGGGCACGCGCCGCATCAGCCACGAACGCATCTCGTTCGTGGGCGTGCCCATCCTGCTGCACGGCAGCCCCATCGGGGTCATGAACGTGGACCGTGTTTTCACGGGCCAGGAGCAACTCGATGCCGACACGGAATTCCTGACCGTGGTGGCCACCCTCATTTCACAGTTTCTGAGTCTTAACGAAAAAGTAAAAAAGCGGGAGGCCGCGCTCAAGCAGGAAAACACCTCGCTCAAGTACCAGATCGCCAGGGAGAATCACGGCCCCTACATCGTGGGCAAGAGCCAGGCCATGCTTGAGGTGGAGCAATACGTGGCCAAGGTCGCCATCACCAAGGCCACGGTGCTGCTCCTCGGGGAATCGGGGACGGGCAAGACCCTCATCGGACGCATCATCCATGAACTGTCCGACCGCAAGACACACCCATTCATCAAGGTCAACTGCGCCGCCATCCCCGAAAACCTGCTGGAAGCGGAACTCTTCGGCTATGAGAGAGGAGCGTTCACCGGGGCCAACAGCACCAAACCGGGCCGCTTCGAAGATGCGCACCTGGGCACGATATTTCTGGATGAAATCGGGGAACTGCCCCTCACGCTGCAATCGAAACTGCTGCGCGTGCTTCAGGAGCGCGAATTCGAACGCATCGGCAGCAACAAGACGCGCAAGGTAGATGTACGCATCATCAGCGCCACCAACCGTGAACTAGAGCTTCTCGTCGGCCAGGGCCTCTTCCGGGAAGACCTCTACTACCGATTGAATGTCTTTCCGGTGCATGTCCCGGCGGTGCGAGAGCGCAAGGAAGACATCCCGCGCCTGCTGAATCACTTCCAAAAGGAAATGGAGCGCGAATACGGGCGCGGCCTAACCCTGACCACGGGCGCCTTGGACCTGCTTTTGGCCTATGACTGGCCCGGCAACGTACGCGAACTCGAAAATCTGGTGGAACGCCTGGTCATCCTGACCGACGACAAGCCGGTGGAATCCGAGCTGGTACGCAGCTTCCTCACGCATGAAACACACCGCCCCGGATCTGCAAGGCAGGCTCCCCAACCGTTCACTCCCCCGGAGCAGGAAAATCTTTGCCAGCCACTCAAGGAAACCGAACGCAGGGAAGTTCTGGCGGCCCTCAAACGAAACGCCTGGATTCAGTACAAGGCGGCGCGGGAACTGAACCTGACACCCCGCCAGATGGGATACCGGGTGCGAAAATTCAACCTTGAGGAGCTCATCGCCAAGGGGCGAGTCGAGCACCGCAGACAGCAATCATAA
- a CDS encoding YihY/virulence factor BrkB family protein, whose translation MEESGTLMDRLIQFLTQPYRHARSEGSAISWFLVRLGRTIALAVVNFNRRQGSSHASALTFYTLLSLVPLAAMAFGVAKGFGFEQLLEKELLTHFAAQQEVIQQVIEFARNMLDNTKGGLIAGIGVIVLFWSVIKVLGKIEDNFNQIWSVSSRSIVRKFTDYLSIMIIAPVLLIMSGSVTVFIVSQVSALTSQVGLEEVATPAISLGLSLAPYVLLWLLFCVVYLIMPNTRVHIGSAFLAAILAGSAYQFLQIGYVKFQIYVTSYNAIYGSFAALPLFLIWLQLSWSIVLFGAEIAHAFPQSKVADPKSGLHPRSASQTRLLALGICHAVVQRFHRDEPAMTEEEIAQRLAISPRETREMVDMLIRARLLSRVQDEDQGTALLLPARDSAHISVQNVVAAIDSIDENPRFTEQHPNLANLSACLDAFQSRKDPGMADTLLRDIDSAKCTKNPSTDPS comes from the coding sequence ATGGAAGAAAGCGGCACACTCATGGATCGACTGATCCAGTTCCTGACTCAGCCCTACAGGCATGCCCGAAGCGAAGGCTCCGCCATCTCCTGGTTTCTGGTCCGCCTCGGCAGAACCATCGCCCTTGCGGTAGTCAACTTCAACCGCCGCCAGGGCTCCTCGCATGCCTCGGCGCTGACCTTCTACACCCTCCTCTCCCTGGTTCCCCTGGCGGCCATGGCTTTTGGCGTGGCCAAGGGCTTCGGGTTCGAGCAGTTGCTTGAAAAAGAGCTACTCACGCATTTCGCGGCCCAGCAGGAAGTGATCCAGCAGGTCATCGAATTCGCCCGCAACATGCTCGACAACACCAAGGGAGGGCTCATCGCCGGGATCGGCGTCATCGTGCTCTTCTGGTCCGTGATCAAGGTCCTGGGCAAGATCGAGGACAACTTCAACCAGATCTGGTCCGTGTCCTCACGCTCCATCGTGCGCAAGTTCACCGACTACCTCTCCATCATGATCATCGCGCCGGTGCTGCTCATCATGTCGGGCAGCGTCACCGTCTTCATCGTCTCTCAGGTGTCCGCCCTCACTTCCCAGGTCGGGCTGGAAGAAGTCGCAACCCCGGCCATCTCCCTGGGTCTCAGCCTTGCTCCCTACGTCCTGCTCTGGCTGCTGTTCTGCGTGGTCTACCTGATCATGCCCAACACCCGCGTCCACATCGGAAGCGCCTTCCTGGCCGCCATCCTGGCTGGATCGGCCTACCAATTCCTGCAGATAGGCTATGTAAAATTCCAGATCTACGTGACCAGCTACAACGCCATCTACGGCAGCTTTGCAGCCCTGCCCCTCTTTTTGATCTGGTTGCAGCTGAGCTGGAGCATCGTGCTCTTCGGAGCCGAGATCGCCCATGCCTTTCCTCAATCGAAAGTGGCCGATCCCAAATCGGGCCTTCATCCCCGGAGCGCTTCCCAGACCAGGCTCCTGGCGCTTGGAATCTGCCACGCCGTGGTGCAACGCTTTCACCGCGATGAGCCCGCCATGACCGAAGAGGAGATCGCCCAGAGGCTCGCCATCTCCCCGCGCGAAACCCGGGAAATGGTCGACATGCTGATCCGGGCGCGCCTCTTGAGCCGCGTTCAGGACGAAGATCAAGGTACCGCCCTGCTCCTGCCAGCCCGCGACAGCGCCCACATCAGCGTGCAAAATGTCGTCGCCGCCATCGATTCCATCGATGAAAATCCGCGCTTCACCGAACAGCACCCAAACCTGGCCAACCTTTCCGCCTGCCTGGACGCGTTCCAATCCCGAAAGGATCCCGGCATGGCCGATACACTGCTGCGTGACATAGACTCGGCAAAGTGCACAAAGAACCCTTCCACCGACCCTTCATAA
- the hcp gene encoding hydroxylamine reductase has translation MFCNQCEQTAKGTGCTKVGVCGKQPDVAALQDLLIYALQGLSQITEQARAKGVSDAAVNRFINEGVFSTLTNVDFDPARFQTLINDTVAHREAIKAKTGVTVDSPAATFTPAATLEGLVAQGEQHGISEALEAHEDLRSLKQILIYGLKGVAAYADHAAILGQEDESVYEFVQRALVKSLESLGVDELVGLCLECGQINLKAMELLDTANTGSYGHPVPTEVPLGARQGKAILVSGHDLKDLGMLLEQTAGKGINIYTHGEMLPCHGYPELKKHPHFHGHYGTAWQNQQKEFSEFPGAILMTTNCIQKPVESYKGNIFTTGLVGWPGVTHVGKDFSKVIEKALEMPGFAADEDKGSVLTGFARNAVLGVADKVIAAVKSGDIRHFFLVAGCDGAKPGRNYYTEFVEKVPTDCIVLTLACGKFRFFDKKLGDIGGIPRLLDIGQCNDAYSAIQIASALAGAFDCGVNDLPLSMVLSWYEQKAVAILLTLLSLGIKGIRLGPTLPAFITPTVLGVLVDNFDIKPLTTPDEDLKAILG, from the coding sequence ATGTTTTGCAACCAGTGTGAACAGACCGCAAAAGGAACCGGATGCACCAAGGTCGGCGTTTGCGGCAAGCAGCCCGACGTCGCGGCCCTGCAGGATCTTCTCATTTACGCGCTGCAGGGACTCTCCCAGATCACCGAGCAGGCCCGGGCCAAGGGCGTGTCCGACGCGGCCGTGAACCGCTTCATCAACGAAGGCGTCTTCTCGACCCTGACCAACGTGGACTTCGACCCGGCCCGCTTCCAGACCCTCATCAACGACACCGTCGCCCACCGTGAAGCCATCAAGGCCAAGACCGGCGTGACCGTGGACAGCCCCGCCGCCACCTTCACCCCGGCCGCGACCCTGGAAGGCCTGGTCGCCCAGGGTGAACAGCATGGCATCTCCGAAGCGCTGGAAGCGCACGAAGACCTGCGCTCCCTCAAGCAGATCCTCATCTACGGCCTCAAAGGCGTGGCCGCCTACGCGGACCATGCCGCCATTCTCGGACAGGAAGACGAGAGCGTGTACGAATTCGTGCAGCGCGCCCTGGTCAAGAGCCTGGAAAGCCTGGGCGTGGACGAACTGGTCGGGCTGTGCCTGGAATGCGGCCAGATCAACCTGAAGGCCATGGAACTCCTCGACACCGCCAACACCGGCTCCTACGGCCACCCCGTCCCGACCGAAGTCCCGCTTGGAGCCAGGCAAGGCAAGGCCATCCTGGTCTCCGGCCATGACCTCAAAGATCTCGGCATGCTGCTGGAGCAGACCGCCGGCAAGGGCATCAACATTTACACCCACGGCGAAATGCTGCCCTGCCACGGATACCCGGAGCTCAAAAAGCACCCGCATTTCCATGGCCACTACGGCACGGCCTGGCAGAACCAGCAAAAAGAGTTCTCCGAATTCCCCGGCGCGATCCTGATGACCACCAACTGCATCCAGAAGCCGGTCGAATCCTACAAGGGCAACATCTTCACCACCGGCCTGGTCGGCTGGCCCGGCGTGACCCACGTCGGCAAGGATTTCTCCAAGGTCATCGAGAAGGCTCTTGAAATGCCCGGCTTCGCGGCCGACGAAGACAAGGGCAGCGTGCTGACCGGCTTTGCTCGCAATGCAGTGCTCGGCGTGGCCGACAAGGTCATCGCGGCGGTCAAGAGCGGCGACATCCGCCACTTCTTCCTGGTCGCCGGTTGTGACGGCGCCAAGCCCGGCCGCAACTACTACACCGAGTTCGTGGAAAAGGTCCCCACCGACTGCATCGTACTGACCCTGGCCTGCGGCAAGTTCCGCTTCTTCGACAAGAAGCTCGGCGACATCGGCGGCATCCCTCGCCTTCTGGACATCGGCCAGTGCAATGACGCCTACTCGGCCATCCAGATCGCCTCGGCCCTGGCCGGCGCTTTCGACTGCGGCGTGAACGACCTGCCCCTGTCCATGGTCCTGTCCTGGTACGAGCAGAAGGCCGTGGCCATCCTGCTGACCCTTCTGTCCCTCGGCATCAAGGGCATCCGCCTCGGGCCCACGCTTCCGGCCTTCATCACCCCGACGGTCCTTGGCGTGCTGGTCGACAACTTCGACATCAAGCCGCTGACCACTCCGGACGAAGACCTGAAAGCCATCCTCGGCTGA
- a CDS encoding FAD-dependent oxidoreductase yields the protein MDPMNFNFLCSEPAAPVGRSVGIIGAGPSGLAATGYLSCLGYQVEVYDKLPKPGGLMLFGIPGHRIPKERIDLGARNLERKAGVIFHTHTKICCSGPLHDEEGDHFCREILGFGDMVKKHDAIMICTGSWRSRKLGIPGETLPGVFSGLEFLFPIRAVKYSAPNVKLPDVAGKTVAVIGAGHSAVDVAHSAVHLGAAKVYHIYRRTSREAPCGAFEIEQLRQMGVEWLDRTTPLRVLGGGKVEGLEISRPGQNEAEVSVLPVDLVVAAIGETATPPFAKELGLENVRKGEVRWLHMTAIENVFVAGDALSGPSKIGKAVYSGLRAARSLANWLDLKAQDRLDAYDYNDLVTNEAGFRS from the coding sequence ATGGACCCGATGAATTTCAATTTTCTGTGTTCCGAACCGGCCGCTCCCGTTGGCCGCAGCGTCGGAATCATCGGCGCGGGCCCCTCCGGTCTGGCCGCCACGGGCTACCTGTCCTGCCTGGGCTACCAGGTCGAGGTTTACGACAAGCTGCCCAAGCCCGGCGGGCTCATGCTGTTCGGCATCCCAGGTCACCGCATCCCCAAGGAGCGCATTGATCTTGGCGCGCGCAACCTTGAGAGAAAGGCCGGCGTCATTTTCCATACCCACACCAAGATCTGCTGCAGCGGACCTCTGCATGACGAGGAGGGGGATCATTTCTGCCGCGAGATTCTGGGTTTCGGGGACATGGTCAAAAAGCACGACGCCATCATGATCTGTACCGGCTCCTGGCGTTCGCGCAAACTGGGCATCCCCGGCGAGACTTTGCCCGGAGTTTTTTCGGGCCTTGAATTTCTGTTTCCCATCCGCGCCGTCAAATACAGCGCGCCCAATGTGAAGCTGCCTGACGTGGCGGGCAAGACCGTGGCCGTCATCGGCGCCGGGCATTCGGCTGTGGATGTGGCGCACAGCGCGGTTCATCTTGGCGCTGCCAAGGTGTATCACATCTACCGGCGCACGAGTCGTGAAGCGCCGTGCGGAGCTTTCGAGATCGAGCAGCTGCGCCAGATGGGCGTGGAGTGGCTGGATCGCACCACGCCGCTTCGGGTCCTGGGCGGAGGCAAGGTCGAGGGTTTGGAGATTTCCCGTCCCGGCCAGAACGAGGCCGAGGTCTCGGTCCTGCCCGTGGATCTGGTGGTCGCCGCCATCGGCGAGACGGCCACGCCGCCCTTTGCCAAGGAGCTGGGCCTTGAGAACGTGCGCAAGGGCGAGGTGCGCTGGCTGCACATGACCGCCATCGAGAACGTGTTTGTGGCTGGCGACGCCCTGAGCGGCCCGAGCAAGATCGGCAAGGCGGTTTACAGCGGCCTGCGCGCGGCCCGCTCTTTGGCCAACTGGCTGGACCTCAAGGCCCAGGACAGGCTCGACGCCTACGACTACAACGACCTCGTGACCAACGAAGCGGGATTCAGGAGCTGA
- a CDS encoding 4Fe-4S dicluster domain-containing protein: MSGQKTLYIDYSLCIGCETCEYVCRFTNDTSRIHMTRTIDGVMVPLYCQHCENPKCANACPRGALKRDKDGAIILQSMLCRGCQTKNCILACPHSAMFETDRGVMVAKCDMCAQRRQVGMGPACVEMCPCAAIRYVDRDEIPALETEKSRQAHQKVLEHLKLPGKD; this comes from the coding sequence ATGAGCGGGCAGAAGACACTTTATATCGACTACAGCCTGTGCATCGGCTGCGAAACCTGCGAGTATGTGTGCCGCTTCACCAACGACACCTCGCGCATTCACATGACCCGGACCATCGACGGGGTCATGGTGCCACTGTATTGCCAGCATTGCGAAAACCCCAAGTGCGCCAATGCCTGTCCGCGTGGGGCGCTGAAGAGAGACAAGGACGGCGCGATCATCCTGCAATCCATGCTTTGCCGGGGCTGTCAGACCAAGAACTGCATCCTGGCCTGTCCGCACAGCGCCATGTTCGAGACCGATCGCGGGGTCATGGTCGCCAAGTGCGACATGTGCGCCCAGCGACGCCAGGTCGGCATGGGCCCGGCCTGCGTGGAAATGTGCCCGTGCGCGGCCATCCGCTACGTGGACCGCGACGAGATTCCGGCCCTGGAGACGGAGAAGTCCAGGCAGGCCCATCAGAAGGTGCTCGAACACCTGAAATTGCCGGGAAAGGATTGA
- a CDS encoding 4Fe-4S binding protein, which yields MTGQSAIQVSRPPSVEAFLPIAALMGLRRLVESGVWDVVHPAGLAIFLAVLGMALLVRKGFCGYVCPVGLVSGLLNRLGRALKLSRVPGRWIDILLSVPKYVLLAFFLYTVFVGMDLRAVEQFASSPYNFVADARMLGFFLEPSALTLMILAGLAAFGVFLRSAWCRYLCPYGALLGLLSWAGPVRVRRDKDACVQCGRCSASCPGGIAVHLKEDVRSPECVGCMRCQSVCPVPGCVTLRAGGREVPFWSIGLGCVLLLLAAWLLADAQGLWHQNLPEDMLRMLYRQAH from the coding sequence ATGACAGGACAGAGTGCAATCCAGGTGTCCAGGCCTCCGTCTGTCGAAGCCTTCTTGCCCATCGCGGCGCTGATGGGGCTGCGCCGTTTGGTTGAAAGCGGGGTGTGGGACGTGGTCCATCCGGCGGGACTGGCCATTTTTCTTGCGGTCCTGGGCATGGCCCTGCTCGTGCGCAAGGGGTTCTGCGGCTACGTCTGCCCGGTGGGACTTGTGTCCGGACTGCTCAACCGCCTGGGCAGGGCGCTGAAACTGTCCAGAGTGCCCGGCCGGTGGATCGACATCCTGCTGTCCGTGCCCAAATATGTGCTGCTGGCTTTTTTTCTGTACACGGTTTTCGTGGGCATGGATTTGCGGGCCGTGGAGCAATTCGCATCGAGCCCGTACAACTTTGTGGCCGATGCACGCATGCTGGGCTTTTTTCTGGAGCCGTCCGCGCTGACCCTCATGATTCTGGCCGGACTGGCCGCGTTTGGAGTATTTCTGCGCAGCGCGTGGTGCCGCTATCTCTGCCCCTATGGCGCGTTGCTCGGCCTGTTGAGCTGGGCCGGTCCCGTGCGCGTCCGCCGGGACAAGGACGCCTGTGTCCAGTGTGGCCGGTGCAGCGCCTCATGCCCCGGCGGCATTGCGGTGCATCTGAAGGAGGATGTGCGCAGTCCGGAATGCGTGGGCTGCATGCGCTGCCAATCCGTCTGCCCGGTGCCTGGATGCGTGACCCTGCGAGCCGGGGGCAGGGAAGTGCCGTTTTGGAGCATTGGGCTTGGATGCGTGCTCCTGCTGCTTGCGGCCTGGCTTCTGGCCGACGCCCAGGGCTTGTGGCATCAGAATTTGCCCGAAGACATGCTGCGCATGCTGTATCGCCAGGCCCACTGA
- the rsgA gene encoding ribosome small subunit-dependent GTPase A: MNLNQLGFDPWFTARASDVDGFTLARVCAVDRGSCRVRHASDEIPAELSGKLSFHTERAADLPCVGDWVAVQCYDHGRAAIIHQVLPRRTFLRRRAAGEDAAEQMIAANVDTAFIIQACHFDFNPNRLERYLVMAADGGVEPVVLLTKTDLPGPEELQRKRALVAAVTSARVMEVSSVTGAGYEDLRAAMEPGKTCCLLGSSGVGKTTIVNRLLGRDAFDTRTVSDSGEGVHTTTRRQLILLDSGAMLIDTPGMRELGVLGHGDTVDAGFGELGELAASCRFADCTHRHEPGCAVRAAIQRGDLQEERYANYLKLKKEAEYFEMSSLDKRKKDKSFGKLVKSVKKGMKG, encoded by the coding sequence ATGAACCTGAACCAACTCGGTTTCGACCCCTGGTTCACGGCCCGGGCCAGCGACGTGGACGGCTTCACCCTCGCCCGCGTCTGCGCCGTTGACCGTGGCTCCTGCCGCGTCCGCCACGCGTCGGACGAGATACCGGCGGAGCTGAGCGGAAAGCTCTCGTTCCATACCGAACGGGCGGCGGACCTGCCCTGCGTCGGGGACTGGGTGGCGGTGCAGTGTTACGACCACGGCCGGGCGGCCATCATCCACCAGGTCCTGCCGCGCAGGACCTTCCTGCGGCGCAGGGCCGCGGGCGAGGACGCCGCGGAGCAGATGATCGCGGCCAACGTGGACACGGCCTTCATCATCCAGGCCTGCCATTTCGACTTCAACCCCAACCGCCTGGAACGCTACCTGGTCATGGCCGCCGACGGCGGGGTCGAACCGGTCGTCCTGCTGACCAAGACGGACCTGCCCGGCCCGGAGGAACTGCAGCGCAAGCGCGCCCTCGTGGCCGCCGTGACCTCGGCCCGGGTCATGGAAGTCAGCAGCGTGACCGGCGCCGGGTACGAGGATCTACGCGCGGCCATGGAGCCGGGAAAAACCTGCTGCCTGCTCGGCTCCTCCGGCGTCGGCAAGACGACGATCGTCAACCGCCTCCTGGGCCGGGACGCCTTCGATACCCGGACCGTCAGCGACTCGGGTGAGGGCGTCCATACCACCACCCGCCGCCAGCTCATCCTGCTCGACAGCGGTGCCATGCTGATCGACACGCCCGGCATGCGCGAACTTGGCGTCCTCGGACACGGGGACACCGTTGACGCGGGCTTCGGGGAACTGGGCGAACTGGCCGCGTCCTGCCGCTTCGCCGACTGCACGCACCGGCACGAGCCCGGCTGCGCCGTCCGCGCCGCCATTCAGCGCGGAGACTTGCAGGAAGAGCGCTATGCCAATTACCTCAAGCTCAAAAAGGAAGCGGAATACTTTGAGATGTCGTCGCTGGACAAGCGAAAGAAAGACAAGTCCTTTGGAAAACTCGTCAAATCGGTGAAAAAAGGAATGAAGGGCTAA
- a CDS encoding SAM-dependent methyltransferase, with protein MTLDSTTLFTREYQLQTMMGPNCLRILDELLARADLPPGARVLDLGCGMGLTSMALAKGYGCTVTAADLWIPAEDNARRFAEADLADRVTAVHCEARALPFEPESFDAVVSIDAWHYFAADSAYLSTHLLPMLRPGGCLVVAIPGLRRPFERIPDDLRPYWVDGMNFCTLSWWRELWLQCTGLTVRHAFDMQCHGQAWAEWLESDNEHAKTDVVMMDMEGGRYFATHGLIGEKLAW; from the coding sequence ATGACACTTGACTCGACAACTCTTTTCACTCGCGAATACCAGCTCCAAACCATGATGGGGCCGAACTGCCTGCGCATCCTGGACGAACTCCTCGCCCGCGCCGACCTTCCGCCCGGGGCCCGCGTGCTCGACCTGGGCTGCGGCATGGGGCTGACCTCCATGGCCCTGGCCAAGGGCTACGGCTGCACGGTGACCGCCGCCGACCTGTGGATTCCGGCCGAGGACAACGCCCGGCGCTTCGCCGAAGCGGATCTGGCGGACCGCGTCACGGCCGTGCACTGTGAGGCCCGCGCCCTGCCCTTCGAGCCGGAGTCCTTCGACGCCGTGGTCAGCATCGACGCCTGGCACTACTTCGCCGCGGACTCGGCCTATCTGAGCACGCACCTGCTCCCGATGCTCAGGCCCGGTGGATGCCTCGTGGTCGCCATCCCCGGCCTGCGGCGGCCCTTCGAGCGCATCCCGGACGATCTGCGCCCCTATTGGGTGGACGGCATGAACTTCTGCACCCTGTCGTGGTGGAGGGAGCTGTGGCTGCAATGCACGGGCCTGACCGTGAGGCACGCCTTCGACATGCAATGCCACGGCCAGGCCTGGGCCGAATGGCTGGAGAGCGACAATGAACACGCCAAGACCGACGTGGTCATGATGGACATGGAGGGCGGCAGGTATTTCGCCACCCATGGGCTTATCGGCGAAAAATTAGCCTGGTGA
- a CDS encoding CD3324 family protein, translated as MGYTNATEVLPKTVLEAVQKYIDGQCVYIPRRDDRRQAWGERTQTRANIRARNREIRARHDRGMGVRELAKQFYLSPKTISKILRARTAGR; from the coding sequence ATGGGCTACACCAACGCCACGGAAGTCTTGCCGAAAACCGTTCTGGAGGCAGTGCAGAAGTATATCGATGGCCAGTGCGTGTACATCCCGCGCCGGGATGACCGCAGGCAGGCCTGGGGGGAGCGCACGCAGACGCGCGCGAACATCAGGGCCAGAAACCGCGAGATCCGCGCCCGGCACGACCGGGGCATGGGCGTGCGGGAACTGGCCAAGCAGTTCTACCTCTCACCCAAGACCATCTCAAAAATACTCCGCGCACGAACCGCCGGAAGGTGA
- a CDS encoding helix-turn-helix transcriptional regulator: MSVFSLHTPEDVARQMAERLKALRLRRNWKRATLAERSGVSEASVKRFERTGQISLENLLKLAFALDRLDELATLFTPAPATSMKELEALRDNAPKRGRL; the protein is encoded by the coding sequence ATGAGCGTATTCTCCCTGCATACTCCCGAAGACGTTGCCCGCCAGATGGCGGAACGGCTCAAGGCCCTGCGGCTACGCCGCAACTGGAAACGCGCCACTCTGGCCGAGCGGTCCGGCGTGAGCGAGGCGTCCGTGAAGCGGTTCGAGCGGACCGGACAGATTTCCCTGGAAAACCTGCTGAAACTGGCCTTCGCCCTGGACAGGCTGGATGAGCTGGCCACCCTTTTTACCCCTGCTCCGGCCACATCCATGAAGGAATTGGAAGCCCTGCGGGACAACGCACCCAAGCGGGGTCGCTTATGA